The region TAGGGGGTTTGAATTCACCTTAATGCACTTTTGGATGTCTTTCAGTTTAGGGTTTAAATAGGAAGCAGGGTTATAGTCACCATACTGGTATTTTTGTTCTCTAGATTGGATTTCACACATGGTGAAACTTTTTGTGTGAATGCAATCTAAAAGTTGGCAAACTTGGAAGAATGAAGGCAACTTTAGCATTTGTTAACAGCAGGTAAATAATTCATGAAGTTAATAAACTCGCCTGCTGTTTTGCAGAGTGCACTTTGCTTTGCAGAGTGGAGGTCCTCTGACACTCTGACTGTCTGAGTCTATGATGACCTTTCATGACTCCAAAATCTTCATTAAAGAAGCAGCAGCTCCTGCCTTGTTATTATACAGTAGTATTTGTGCTGAGTCAGCCTTCACGTGGTGTTGCTATCCTCCAGCCAGCATGACATTTAGActagtcagtggtggaagaagtattcaggtaCTTAGTTAAGTTAAAgcagcaataccacaatgtcaAAATACTCCATTAAGAGTGAAAGTCCTGTATTCAAAGTATTACAATACTAAAGTATTAGAAGTAGTCATTATGTAGCAGAGTGGGCCTTGTCAgtgtatattaaatgtattatattattatggttcttattattattggtgcattaacatgtaagcagcatttttaGTACTTTCTTACATTCCACAACTGAGATTAGTTCTGACAGGAAGGACGTTTAACTGATAGGTGCTAAGGAATGCCAATTTACTGATACTTAATATTGATATATGATCTCATAGCTCTTAGCCCATGTTATGTGGATATCCTTTAAATGTGACTCTCCTCATGCCAAATTATTGGTCTTCTGgtattcatttttcaactgtGGTGTTATATGCAGCCGGAAAACTATGTAAGTCATGTGACACTAAATGTCTTCCCTACAATCCAGATGACAAGAGGTCACAGGTCATTTTGACATCTGTTCACTATTAGAGAAACGTTACTGTCTTTAAATCAATAACAAACTGTCAGAAATTAtccatgaaatatttaaaatcaactCTAATATTTTATGAACATGTGCAACTTCTTTAATATCAGTTAATAGTTGAtgccaaaaacatttcttttgtacaaatatatgaataaataaaaagtcagtatcagccAGAACAACATCAGGCAATCAATATGAACTCCAGACCAGATATATGACAACTTTTTGTCTTCTTCACCACATCAGAACtgagaaacacaatgaaatccATGTATTAATAAATTTACATATcacaggggaaaaaacatgGGACATTTAACCTTTTTGTGGGAAACAATAAGTTCAACCAGCCGTTGCCTTGACACCAGGGAGATCACCGTGCGTCTTCGTGTCCACAGGGGCTCTGCCATTGCCAAGATTGTGGGTGCCAATGCAGCCAAGTATGACAAGTTTGACACCACAGTGAACATGTGGGTGTTCGAGGAGATGGTGAACGGCCGTAAACTCACAGAAATCATCAACACAGAccatgaaaatgtgaaatatctgcCCGGTCACAAGCTGCCCCCCAATGTGGtgagcatgaaaacacacagaagtcaTTCACTGTTTGCTTTGATGCCATATGTTTGAAGTTTCAGCATATTTCCTCTCTCGTCTGCAGTTGGCTGTTCCAGACTTGGCTGAGTCTGTGAAAGGAGCCGACATCCTGATCTTTGTGGTCCCTCACCAGTTCATTGTGAGAGTGTGCGACACCATCAAAGACCACATCAAGAAGGACGCTGTAGGAATGTCTCTCATAAAGGTAACATGGAGCAGGAAGTCACCAgttcttttaatatttgaagATTTCACAATGCACTTAAGAATGGGAAGTATAAGTCCTCATGATGCAGAAGGATTTTGGTTGATCTGGTGGTCATTTGTGTGCTCCAGGGTGTCGATGCGGGTCCAGAGGGTCTGAAGCTGATCTCTGAGGTCATCAAAGGGAAGCTGGGCATCACCATGGCGGTCCTCATGGGAGCAAACATCGCCAATGAGGTCGCTGAGGAGAAGTTCTGTGAAACAACCATCGGTATGTGACATGTGACAAGTTTTGTTCTTGAGTCAGACGTCTACAATTAAAGGCACAAAGTGACATTTGTCTCTATGAAACTAGATGCACATTGAGTGAGGCTCCAGCTCCGACAtctttttccattcatttatttaaaattaaagaTTGTTGGGTGCTCTATTCCAAAACATGATTTAAAGCCCCATGAATACATGTTTATACATCATTTTGAGCCATTTTGgtgtatttgaaatgaaatcctTTAATTTAACATAGAAAATCCTGAAATTGAAAATTTACTTTGAACAGTTTGTGACTGAACGATACAGTCTTATTTGTTCTAAATAAGcatatttattgtttgataCATTTATAAAGTATGGAAACTGATGATGATCTATTGGTTATTGTTGGGCACAGGGTGCAAAGACAAGGCTTACGGGCCCATGCTGAAGGAGCTGATGCAGACCACCAACTTCCGTGTGACTGTGGTGGAAGAGTCTGATGTTGTGGAGATGTGTGGGGCGCTCAAGGTCGGCCATCAAACTGATTTACTCCTCGATTTTCACAACCATCCGAGCATTAGTCTAAATTTTAATGTCAAGTCTGTGCTTAAgctcttaaaaacacattattacatGATCAAAAATAGTCAGTTTACAAGacaatgtttttgtagtttcaAATTCGTAGAGATCTACTGATATTTCTCTTCAAATTCAACATTTGACAACATTTGCTAACAGTCTGATGAAAACTGATGttacaaagaaaaatattaCAAACTAATCACTAATAATCTCAGTGTTTTTGGTAATTTGGGAGTTTTTGTAATGTGGAAATAATAggatgtgtgtatttgctggCAGACACCAGTCAATAGATGATAGTTGACATGAAAATTATGTATTTGGAGTCATTGCTTTCTCATCTAAACAGTTAGATTCCTCATATGCATCAGTACAAacccaaacaaataaaaagtgcaatacaacaacagcagcatcccCCCCTCTACTGTTGCTGCAGAATATTGTAGCAGTGGGAGCAGGTTTCTGTGATGGCCTGGGATTCGGTGACAACACCAAGGCGGCGGTGATTCGTCTCGGCCTGATGGAGATGATCGCCTTCTCCAAGTTCTTCTGCACAGACAGCCCCGTCTCCCCCGCCACCTTTCTGGAGAGCTGCGGCATCGCTGACCTCATCACAACCTGCTACGGCGGACGCAACCGCAAGATTGGCGAAGCTTTCGCCAAAACAGGCAAAGTATGAGGAGCAGATTCTGTatccctctgtgtttctctctggtcATCTCTATCACTCCCTTCTTATGAAAGCCATGAGAAAGTAACATCAAACACCAAATGTCTCTCCCTGCTTAGACCATTGAGCAGTTGGAGAATGAGCTGCTGAACGGCCAGAAGCTTCAAGGCCCAGCGACTGCAACTGAGGTCCACCAAAtcttgaaactgaaaaacatggtGGAAAAGTAAGTTTGTCTCATATTTTATTGAGAGGATCTTAATCACAAGATGGCTCGTTTATCATTTCTATAATTACTGATACATTTGAGGATTTGACTGGTGTctttagaaaatgaatgaatttcatgGTATGAAAAAATTAACATAGTTTGAGGTTTTGCTGAGATGAGAACACTGGAACCAGTCTCATGTTTGCAC is a window of Enoplosus armatus isolate fEnoArm2 chromosome 3, fEnoArm2.hap1, whole genome shotgun sequence DNA encoding:
- the gpd1b gene encoding glycerol-3-phosphate dehydrogenase 1b isoform X2, which codes for MMAAPKKVCVVGSGNWGSAIAKIVGANAAKYDKFDTTVNMWVFEEMVNGRKLTEIINTDHENVKYLPGHKLPPNVFIVRVCDTIKDHIKKDAVGMSLIKGVDAGPEGLKLISEVIKGKLGITMAVLMGANIANEVAEEKFCETTIGCKDKAYGPMLKELMQTTNFRVTVVEESDVVEMCGALKNIVAVGAGFCDGLGFGDNTKAAVIRLGLMEMIAFSKFFCTDSPVSPATFLESCGIADLITTCYGGRNRKIGEAFAKTGKTIEQLENELLNGQKLQGPATATEVHQILKLKNMVEKFPLFTAVYQICFNGHPVTEFINCLQNHPEHM
- the gpd1b gene encoding glycerol-3-phosphate dehydrogenase 1b isoform X1 codes for the protein MMAAPKKVCVVGSGNWGSAIAKIVGANAAKYDKFDTTVNMWVFEEMVNGRKLTEIINTDHENVKYLPGHKLPPNVLAVPDLAESVKGADILIFVVPHQFIVRVCDTIKDHIKKDAVGMSLIKGVDAGPEGLKLISEVIKGKLGITMAVLMGANIANEVAEEKFCETTIGCKDKAYGPMLKELMQTTNFRVTVVEESDVVEMCGALKNIVAVGAGFCDGLGFGDNTKAAVIRLGLMEMIAFSKFFCTDSPVSPATFLESCGIADLITTCYGGRNRKIGEAFAKTGKTIEQLENELLNGQKLQGPATATEVHQILKLKNMVEKFPLFTAVYQICFNGHPVTEFINCLQNHPEHM